From Ipomoea triloba cultivar NCNSP0323 chromosome 5, ASM357664v1, the proteins below share one genomic window:
- the LOC116020774 gene encoding uncharacterized protein LOC116020774: MPVSGKEELRMQSSSSLTGIPIKKRRFPFVLPSSSPPEEPTSFHDESNLKNGESGSTQRSSFNPIDTAGSASKSDAIKNPLLEVKQEKPGGAHVSFGQPVMDSSGSKLADADKTSVQSTEEPPGSKPAEADNTSIQFTKEPFGSKVTEADVSAAQSFEEPSGSKATETNASSLHYVEGPSGSKPTEMDVTAAQPNVEPSGSKPADTNVSSVHNMEEPSGSKPAEKNFSFVQSAKDPFRSKSEETNVASVQPSREPCGMQLSEANITSAQTNEESLESKVQVTNTKICSGSTNSADNCVKGALTESSLEVAENISVNVKMENIGKQAEGSIKFQSFAHSGNTELSLGLQRQNLPLGVQNRGGSEMPNNLDPSLLSLSLNKEKAIDSQIGRSNSRSNDDSPDTDTNRSNWDLNTTMDAWEGSGNGFQDTDNIDALSKISTRHDLKPSLSSFSMLGACNDKGKQIFGVSEQISSIQSSQSEDSLFLSLGNGLDFSKRHFGSMTKADSIPHTSVPRTITNMNSIGCGTVKVEPIDESSKQDYAGSSNNAAKALDGNSLKMEHVERGNMEPVEFPIKCAEKLIEKKSIKSEPLQETNQESCRMSSMTLHQSIGNVVPSKESSSTLPVPLTPEKLLSTRMATFSELSVSGELSNQSEHSVHTKEVYAMNAGIAIQNENSALKGLNASCSKVDACESEGVKIDSLEMSQLKQVNEHHQALVASCEGSVSGEQDMNISVDMEEEQLYGSDYESDGNHACTVHTDVEGRPCGKEDDDYEDGEVREPILQSTEENTIALGTDSKKIIDSDIHAMAASTDDNNVQSGCDEKDETAMIYHEAINDCSKECGGGTVCDKIVDQVLGKDGSLSTSISENVPATCSYDSMPVNATQQIHFDQAGAKDRQEENIEGVLCDGALDASNDMRVTVTKISVEDANGTNDAEKLNSSLANAETPLNGNSAKDSSAIKSRIINLPRTSNSTSPSKARSIMGRPLSSRSGRERYFDAQDERLHLSGNRGEMYTDGSNKYARERIRDRPYESSRVSFMRGRGRVSARFGRSHRDWDSERDFSFTRRDDYCFPRHKRAAAIDDAEVERNDFDIAPNGAVMGPSRGRKHLNGESPSFRHSSSRRLSPVDRGGHATMGIQILGRMPRNSSPSRCTDEDGSEFVGLRHGERFVRDLPTDIIDPVYRSDGQFVRGKKIFPPIQRRDFSRMRSKSPDGSQRHSPGPWTSHRRAMEGLDDLSELPQRRSPAMYRVDRMRSPECDYFSEEIVPRRRGSPSYVARSSNNMRDVDTMQEHGHPNSLSNRSPNRLFARNTRRADGVNRRERVDDDEYFSGPINSSRLHELRGDGGSDERRKYTERRSVRSFRPPYSNDTENFRFHPDDGPRNFGCSPEEDAEFMERTNTREREFDARIKTGPGIAPRRMRNIEEQEGNYRPQIWHGDGGFNDASRLKRRRF, translated from the exons ATGCCAGTTTCCGGGAAGGAAGAG CTCAGAATGCAGTCTAGTAGCTCATTGACAGGTATCCCTATAAAGAAGAGAAGGTTCCCCTTTGTTTTGCCTTCATCTTCTCCACCTGAAGAGCCAACTTCTTTTCATGATGAAAGCAATTTAAAGAATGGAGAATCTGGTTCTACCCAGAGATCATCTTTCAACCCTATTGATACTGCTGGGAGTGCCAGTAAATCTGATGCCATCAAGAATCCTCTTTTGGAGGTGAAACAAGAAAAGCCAGGTGGTGCACATGTTAGCTTTGGTCAACCAGTCATGGATTCATCTGGATCCAAACTAGCTGACGCAGATAAGACCTCTGTTCAATCCACTGAGGAGCCTCCTGGATCCAAACCTGCTGAAGCTGATAATACCTCTATTCAATTTACTAAAGAACCTTTTGGATCCAAAGTTACTGAAGCTGATGTCTCTGCTGCACAATCTTTTGAGGAACCCTCTGGATCCAAAGCTACTGAAACAAATGCTTCATCCCTTCATTATGTGGAGGGACCTTCTGGATCTAAACCTACTGAAATGGATGTTACGGCTGCTCAACCTAATGTGGAACCTTCTGGATCCAAACCTGCTGATACAAATGTTTCGTCTGTCCATAATATGGAGGAACCTTCTGGATCCAAGCCTGCTGAAAAGAATTTTTCATTTGTCCAATCTGCTAAGGATCCTTTTAGATCCAAGTCTGAGGAAACAAATGTTGCGTCTGTCCAACCTAGTAGGGAACCTTGTGGGATGCAACTGTCTGAGGCAAACATTACTTCTGCCCAAACTAATGAGGAATCTTTGGAATCCAAagttcaggtcactaacacgaAGATTTGCTCAGGTTCTACCAATAGTGCGGATAATTGTGTTAAGGGAGCTTTGACTGAAAGCAGCCTTGAAGTTGCAGAAAACATTTCAGTTAATGTCAAGATGGAAAACATTGGCAAACAAGCAGAAGGCAGCATTAAATTTCAATCTTTTGCACATTCAGGAAACACTGAATTGTCTTTAGGACTACAAAGACAAAACCTTCCTTTGGGAGTGCAAAACAGAGGAGGTTCTGAGATGCCTAATAATTTGGATCCATCATTGTTATCTCTTTctttaaacaaagaaaaagccaTCGATTCTCAAATTGGAAGATCAAACAGTAGGTCCAATGATGATAGTCCTGATACCGATACTAATAGATCAAACTGGGATTTGAACACTACTATGGATGCATGGGAAGGTTCTGGTAATGGCTTTCAAGATACAGATAATATTGATGCTCTAAGCAAAATCAGTACTAGACATGACCTAAAACCTAGTTTAAGCTCCTTTAGTATGCTTGGTGCTTGCAATGATAAAGGGAAGCAAATTTTTGGAGTTTCTGAGCAGATATCTAGTATACAATCTAGCCAGTCAGAGGATTCACTTTTCCTTAGTCTTGGTAATGGTTTGGACTTCAGTAAGAGGCATTTTGGTTCAATGACCAAGGCAGACTCAATTCCACATACTAGTGTTCCTAGAACCATTACAAACATGAATTCTATTGGATGTGGAACTGTAAAGGTAGAACCTATTGATGAAAGCTCAAAACAGGATTATGCTGGATCTAGCAATAATGCTGCCAAAGCACTGGATGGTAATTCTTTGAAAATGGAGCATGTTGAGAGGGGAAACATGGAACCTGTTGAATTCCCAATCAAGTGTGCAGAAAAGCTAATTGAGAAAAAATCTATAAAATCTGAACCCTTACAGGAAACTAATCAAGAAAGTTGCAGGATGTCCAGCATGACATTGCACCAATCTATTGGAAATGTTGTACCATCAAAAGAGAGTTCTTCTACTTTGCCAGTGCCATTGACCCCTGAAAAGCTGTTGAGTACAAGAATGGCTACCTTTTCAGAGTTGTCTGTCAGCGGGGAGTTATCAAATCAATCTGAACATTCTGTTCATACTAAAGAAGTATATGCAATGAATGCAGGTATAGCTATTCAAAATGAAAATTCTGCTCTAAAAGGTTTGAATGCATCTTGTTCTAAGGTAGATGCTTGTGAGTCGGAGGGTGTGAAAATTGACAGTTTGGAAATGTCACAGTTGAAGCAAGTTAATGAACACCATCAGGCTTTGGTTGCAAGTTGTGAGGGATCTGTGAGTGGTGAGCAAGATATGAATATATCAGTTGATATGGAAGAAGAACAACTGTATGGATCTGATTATGAATCAGATGGCAATCATGCTTGTACTGTACATACTGATGTGGAAGGTAGGCCCTGTGGCAAGGAAGATGATGATTATGAAGATGGTGAGGTGCGGGAGCCAATATTGCAGTCAACAGAAGAAAATACAATTGCTTTGGGAActgattcaaaaaaaattattgattctGACATTCATGCTATGGCTGCTTCAACTGATGATAACAATGTCCAATCTGGTTGTGATGAAAAAGATGAAACTGCCATGATTTATCATGAGGCAATTAATGATTGTTCAAAAGAGTGTGGCGGCGGCACAGTTTGTGATAAGATAGTTGATCAAGTTTTGGGAAAAGATGGTTCTTTGTCAACCTCAATATCAGAAAATGTGCCAGCAACATGCTCTTATGACTCTATGCCTGTAAATGCTACCCAACAGATACATTTTGATCAAGCAGGAGCAAAAGATAGGCAAGAGGAAAATATAGAGGGTGTTTTATGTGATGGAGCATTAGATGCAAGCAATGATATGAGAGTAACTGTTACCAAGATCTCTGTTGAGGATGCCAATGGAACTAACGACGCAGAAAAGTTAAACTCCAGTTTGGCCAATGCTGAAACACCTCTAAATGGTAATAGTGCTAAAGATTCTAGTGCAATTAAGAGCCGGATTATCAATTTGCCTCGGACTTCTAATTCCACTTCCCCTAGTAAAGCCAGATCTATCATGGGTAGACCTTTGTCATCACGAAGTGGAAGGGAAAGATATTTTGATGCTCAGGATGAGAGATTACATCTTAGTGGGAATAG AGGTGAAATGTACACTGATGGTTCAAACAAATATGCCAGAGAGAGAATTCGAGATCGTCCTTATGAAAGCTCCAGGGTAAGTTTCATGCGTGGAAGAGGACGGGTTTCGGCCCGGTTTGGTAGATCACACCGTGACTGGGATTCTGAGCGTGATTTTAGCTTTACTCGGCGGGATGATTACTGTTTTCCTAGACATAAGCGTGCTGCTGCCATTGATGATGCTGAAGTTGAACGGAATGACTTTGATATTGCACCAAATGGAGCTGTTATGGGTCCAAGTAGAGGAAGGAAACACTTGAATGGTGAGTCACCTTCTTTTCGGCATTCTTCATCAAGGAGGCTTTCTCCTGTTGACAGGGGTGGTCATGCAACCATGGGCATTCAAATACTTGGTAGGATGCCCAGAAATAGTAGTCCGAGTAGATGTACTGATGAAGATGGTTCAGAGTTTGTTGGACTTAGGCACGGTGAGAGGTTTGTGAGGGATTTGCCAACTGATATTATTGATCCTGTATATAGATCAGATGGGCAATTTGTCCGTGGTAAAAAAATTTTCCCCCCCATTCAAAGGAGAGATTTTTCTCGAATGCGATCCAAATCTCCTGATGGATCTCAAAGACATTCCCCTGGCCCTTGGACTTCTCATAGAAGAGCTATGGAAGGACTTGATGATCTTTCTGAATTGCCGCAGCGTAGATCTCCAGCTATGTATCGTGTAGATAGGATGAGGTCTCCTGAATGTGATTATTTTTCTGAAGAAATAGTTCCTAGAAGGCGTGGCTCTCCATCCTATGTGGCTCGTTCTTCTAACAACATGAGGGATGTGGACACTATGCAGGAACATGGGCACCCAAATTCCTTATCCAATAGAAGTCCTAATCGTCTCTTTGCTAGAAACACTAGGAGAGCTGATGGTGTAAATCGCCGAGAGAGGGTGGATGATGATGAGTACTTTAGTGGGCCAATAAATTCCAGTAGATTGCATGAGCTTCGGGGGGATGGAGGTTCCGATGAGAGAAGAAAGTATACTGAGAGACGGAGTGTTCGTTCTTTCCGACCTC